TGCCAATATTAACGAAAAACGGATGAAATATACTTTAGCCAAACCATTTTATGTCGAGACAAAagcaaaaaacaaagaaaaattcatgattaaatttatacagCATTTACGGGATTTTTCCGTCTACACATTTCCAGACAAACACAGCCAAATTCTAACGACTTCAGTGATATCTGAACATAAACCAAACAATCGCCAAACGATAACAATTCTACGGATGCCAAAATTTGACAATCTCCGTAGTTCCAAACGATAAATTTCAGCGAATTATCTCTTAGATTTTTCCCGCTGTCACTGAATTTGGCGGTTTTATTGATAAATGTTCGCACCAAAATGGAATATGATCGGCAACAATCGGGTTTCTTTAACAGAAAAGTATAAGGGATACAATTGCaactaattaaaaagtaatagagATGCAGCAACCAGTTCTGCATGCAAAATATTTGTCAGTCAACTGAAATGTCCATTCTAATGTGACAGTATATAAATGATAGCATCTACTTGCCTTATCGAAATTATCATTCATTGACTAAttcattttctcacttttttgtaatatagaaaattttaaaatcattttaaaaaaaccatttgcatttcaaattttttggattaagtttatagtaaagaTCTTacacaaaaatgcaaaaacaattcttcaaaatataaaaattgttataattatcattattggAAAAGATATGCAGCaaagtgaattaataaaattataagaccaaattttacttaaaaagctaaaaatctcaaaaatgtatttggcacttcaaaaaaaaaaatttcttaagaaattttaatgaataagaattctggaagatcaatatatttttgttatgaaagCAATTTAGCACCTTATTAGAGTAGTTCTTTCTAGTTAAAATGAAGACATAAAAGTGcaagtaattataaatttctaaaaaaagctCGCCagattacaaaatttcagaattggaagcaaaaattattaaaagaatatttgaaccTCTAAATTGAAACAtcataaaatgataatgtttttggCTTGTTtcttccatttatatattttttttaaatgattattgcaATTTATAATAGTTACTATATGCatacaaaaaatgcattaaataatgcTCCAATGCAAGTATATATAAATGCAGTtactaaaagaatgaaaaatacttataaaatttaatatatttagagaaaaactgtacaaaaataaAGCTGATATGactgatatattaattttaaagaaatgtaaaatgatttttttattgtaatactcTCCAAAATTACTGAGGAAAAAGTCTAAATTCtgatacaattttaatgaaagaagaaaaaaaaactaaagtttaaaaaaaaaacctttctaatGTGAGTCACTCAAAATTCATCACTTGCCAAATTTCGTAGTGATATGTCCAAAGATCTACCTTGTAGACTATTTAGTATGAATTTCAATTATGCATGTTGTAGTTTATAGATAATATGCTAGCCTATAaacaataccaaatttaataaataaaatttcaaggagcaaatcaaaatttttaaatcaaaaatgtcaAACGGCAAAAACCAAAGGCTTtcacaataaaatcaaaatcaattcatGCTTAAATGAATAGTGAAGAAAAGTTGCAATGAAATTAATACAGAGCTGTCATAATTCATGACattaaaatgattgtaaatacatattaaataaatttacacttatatttatatattttataagtaaaagaataaaaaacatttttattcgtgATAGAAGCCTGACaatttagattcaataaaaataaggattaacaaataaaattctatgatCTACAACACAGGTAAatgcaaatattgatttttcattccaataattaaaagtaaaacctcaatactttctttgaaataatgttttaaagtttttataatttccttaacTCATACAAAACTGAGAAatcaacaattcattaaaaaaacaacacatGTACGCAATCACATCTTATAAAAGCAAAGGAATTTCATGCATATCATTAATAAGCAAATGATAATAATAAGCAATCTAACAAAAAGGTAAATGACAAATGActaggagaaataaaaaataagtaaatatgttACTCTTAgttaactttacaaaaaaaaaaaaaaaaaaaaaaaaaaaaaaaaactttattgtttattaaatgtaaaaatttaaaaatgtttaaatctaaataacattttaaaatcatttatataacagcagaaaaagaaaaccatctaaaaaaaaacatgctcAATTCCACAATtatgaattctgaaattaatatattattcacaACGGATCtcgatatatttcaaaatagaataatttaatgatatttcaaattaaacaattaatttatatggaaaaaaaattagataaatgaagattttattcttCAGATTCACATCATATAAACAGAGAAGCTACTTTCCtaacacaattatttaaaattcaaaagcattttttatatttcaaaaaaaaatctactttacatcgtataattaaagttttaagcataatgaaaaacaaattttaccatGTTTTATCAgtgaacaattaaaataaaacctgttttttgcaattattcctccaaaataaaatttctttgtcgGCTAACAAATTACATATTACTAAAAATGTTCTGCCCCAAgtgatatattaaattatctagCAAATAACATTAAGTTTAATACTTTgtctgaaaattatatattttgtgattaaattataagaaaaaaaattaccattaattATAACACTATAGAaccattaatttttgtattaaattcaatttttttataaataaaaaataaatgataaaaaaatagctttaatgcttattcaacttatttaatgcaacaaaaaaaaactcaaaatgactagaaaagaaataatactgattgaaattttttttaacaaaaatgaataataaattcctctggtaattaatttataaacttcagAGCTAATTACCAGTGAAAGATTAATACATTCCACATATTCAaatcagtaatatttaaaaaacgtgattttatttaaatttgtgactTGTAAGGTATATAGCAGATTTCTTAAAATGATTATGGTCATATAAAAATGAACTACTTAGCACTGTTACAAGCATCCTCATTATATTAAGCTAAAACATATTCAGAAATGTCAGGATTGGATATTATTCTCATAGTTTAATAACTTCcgtatgttatattaatataacaaattttattaaaataagctttgataatttttaattttgataatttggcAGAAAAATACTGAACAAATGCAGATTCTATTTCTTTTCACAAGAATATCTACACTCTCACAAATTATTTGAGTTATTATTTTAGTTGTCCTCAGTGAAAACCGCTATCACATTTTGACGACTGATTCATCACGGTTCAAAATACaagaaacagatttaaaaattgaacagcattttatttagtatcaattaaaaatgtgaattcaatCAATTCCACTGGAAAACTATTCTTCTATTTCTGACAACATAGACTATCacagaaagaaagatttttaaagatatactaatttagaaaaaaataattaagactgGTGTAAATTCTGCCAAACCAAATAACTTTTCAAACTACAGCATTAGTTGCTAATTGCCATATGAAAGAGCATGAAAAGTTACTACAACATATTCATTAAAGTACAAaccttttaaatctttaaattacgTCTAAGCCTAAGCTCTTGAGAAGGAAATTTTAACAGTGAAACAGAAAAAAGATTTACCAACTTTTTAAACCCCAAGAATATATTCATAGTTCCTTTAAATTGCCTGTGGAGTTacctattattattttcaattattaacaaaaattttatccaTGAAGTATGCTGTGCACCAGCATGACAATGGAGTAATATTACCCAAAGAATATTAGAGCCCCAAAGAAGCTAATCTGTAAGAGATGTAAAGTTCCCATggcttataaaaaaagaaataccaaatactggtttgaaaaaaaaagttataactaTGGTACCGCTCATAAAGACTTTTGTAGATTTTGAATATATGGGCAACAAGAGAGAAACTATTTTGAAGACAGtaaccaaaattattaattcaattttgtttagCACCATAATTTTTAAGGATGAGATTTTGAGGCTGCACTCAATAGCAAAGCACCAGAAAATAGCCTCCAGTGACCAAATAGAAAACTGTCATGGAATAAAGACAGATTTACCAATTATAAGTAATTCTATCAAAATATACTTTCCTCTAAATTGttaaaacctaaaaataaaagcgaaattaatagaaaaaaataaataagaataaacttgttcaaaaacaggaaaaattctAAGGACTTCTTCATTCCCAGAATTACTTTGACTGAATTACTTTGATTTGATGTTTTAGTTTAAAGGTGCCGAgaatcagaaagaataaaaaaatgctaaaagaaaaacattaaaaacctTAACTCTCTATAAATACTATGCTGAATACAAAAATTGcttagtttttcaaataaatttctctaGATATGGTACATTGTTTGTGATATTCGGGTttgcaaaaaaacatttttatttcaataatgcgaaagagattaatatttcataaacataacATCACAGAAAGTAGATATCCCtgataatttattcttcttattgAGAAACAATTCATGAGTGTCTCCCCCCCCCCtcgctcgttttttttttttttttttttttttttttttcagaatttaaaaatgcacctagaaacaaaatataaaatgcttcattttatttgaaaaatgtagtgCCCTACAAGACATTGTGTTCtgagaattgaattttattgattatgtGTGTTTTCTGATCATCAAAATAAAGTGTCaaataaacaaaactgaaaattttgggCATCTTTTTACAATTAATTGAGAAGACAATGCCAGTGGAATGAGAAATGCTGTGTGGAGGCAAAAAGTAATGTTTCAATGATCTACCACTGCAAACTTTTGTGCTTTAAACAAAAGCAATCAGAACAACGATTAactatcattttttgtttttaaaaagagcaaaatcataatttttttttaagcaaacaaaataatttaaaaaaaataataaattagaaattttgaaataaatttaataaacgcTCAtgatttaacataataaattaagtgaaaatacaatattcataatttgttattaatcaatcaaacaaaaacatgcaaaaacaaaacaaaaaaagcagcaataaaacaataatgaaattgcattttctattcTTTGAGTGTCTGCATATATctgagaatttcaattatttctgaaaaactaaGACGAGTTGTTGGTGCCTTACTGTATTCagaatgaaggggaaaaaatccattgttttcattgattaaaagcaattaatttaaatttaaaagtcaaagaagttataattttttctcaaatatccTGACATTAAGTATGCTGATCTTTCATAACatgacataatattaaaataaataaattaaacaaaaggtTCTCAAGCTCACTTTTTGTCAGAagctcatttaaaaataagaaatttgaattccacaattaaatgcaaaaagtcataaaattataaaaattcttcactCAATTAGAATTTAGCACTGGTttttatagcaaagaaaaaaggaaataaattattctattaaaaataaaattgctaaataaataacaCATATAAAGGGCACTAACtatatttactttagaaaaataatcagaCATTTctaatacttatttaaattatctaaaattgtaaaaaaaaaaaaaaaaaaaaactatacatttaatTTCTCAGTTTTTAGTAATATTAAGTTATGATGTGCATATcacaaaacagaaattttagatgaattaattctttttgttcaaaatataaataaatgcaaaaagaagCTTTGTCCTGCAACATGTTTCTCAAAATTATACTAAGATTTGGAAtgcataattaaatgaaaagaaataacaaaactGATGTATAAAATCAGTATTTCAGATCTAAAACCTCAATGCTTacctaattttgtaaaataatgtcaGGAAGACTAGAATAGTTAGAATTCATTGTAtataatttagcaaatatttaaaattcaagaatctAAATTTCAATTAGTGTATGTCAGCCAGACATAATTAGGAAAACTTATAAAACCACAATTGAAATGATGAAATTCCTCAGTATTACTCAAATGTACGACTAAATATATATAGAACTAGAACAAGCATTTAGTAAAACAGAGTTacagaaaggaataaaaagactagctaatgaaatttatcattttaatcagATCTCAAACCATTTCATTCTTATATATTCTTCTCGATATATTTTTACAAGTTAATATCATAATTTGCCCACACACCCATTGAAAATTAACTAACTTATAAGAAATGGGAAGGGAAGCCTtcgtaaattatatattttttttcaaggggTCCTAAAATAGCAAATATAGTACTTTATTTTTAGCCTTTTGCAAAATCTGAGGGACCAATAGGATTTTATCAGGTATACCAGGATTTCTTAAACTATGGGTTGTGACCAGAAATGAGGATAAACCATGATGTACAGCCCATTTAATAACATATTCTTGaactaaaaatacaaacaaatcttttcttttaaaaattgtctaacaaaaatttttttaacagtctatcatataagtaaataagtataataagtaaaaatagaaaatttgtagTTATGTATTAACCACATGCAAATGGCATAGTCAAGAGATTAACATGACATCTTTGACAATTTTTTGGTCGATTAATTATcagttgcaataaataatatctttgacAATTTTTTGGTCGATTAATTATcagttgcaataaataatatctttggcattttttttttttttgatttggcAATTAATTGCAGCATGtgtttaatacacaagtacctaaaatttctctttgatTATAATTCATGATTATAATCAAAATCGATCATGAATTTTGGGATTGTCATAAAGTATTTCACACTGAAATtggatcaaaaaaattttatctcaaattatgTCAAAACGAAAAACCAAAAGTTTAAGAAATCCTGATTTCCACAATTCCTTTTAAGATTGCAAACGACAGTATAAGtatgtttgatttaaattatttaatataataactatgcaaaatgaaaaaaaaattagttttaatatacaaaaaattatttcaagtataaTTTAGTCACCATGAGAAatctttaatcatttattaacaaGCTATGCTATGGTTTATATGATTCATAAACATAGGAACTGTATGTAGCCTCAAAAGGATACGAACTTGGCTGTACAGTGTTACAAAGAGCTTGAAATGAAGAAGCACCAGCATTTGTGACAAACTCTTCTATATACTTTTGGAAACTTTCAAATGGGCAGATACCATAATCAGAAGGATTTGatgattttaaagattctttaaagAAGGATTTGCAGAAAGTTGCATATTTTGTGACATCCTTCCCATTGTAAAGAATCTTCAGGACATATTTTAACTTACTGTTTACCGAATGACTGTACAATTCAAAAACGATCCTGGAAGCATATGGAATCAAATTACCATCATCAATACCAAGAGCTGCTGAAAGTGGTTCCAATGTTATATCATGcccagaatataaaataaagcgaGTAGCTTCCTTCCCACTGATATAAGCCCTCATATTACTGAGCAAATGGTTAAGAAATCCATGCATATTTAACATGCCAGCCTTAGTGTTACTACTGTCCCTCACAAACTGCCGTCCAACCCAATCCATGTAGGCAATTAAATTTCGAACATGTTCAAAAGTGACACATTCATTTGTGCCAGGTATGCATGGTAAATGAGAACCATGGCATACATAACCCATCGTACAATCAAACATTTCAAAAGGATCAAATATATTGGAATGATTTGGATCATGTTTGACAATTGGATTCAGCTTCTGCATCAAATGTAGCACAGCAGGATGAGATGCCATTAATCGCCTCTTTTTATAAACCTTCTGCTTATCCAGGTAATCAGCCAAAGGACATCGACAATAATAATCTGACATGCAAAACCTATCATCTCTTGATGGAATAATTCGAATGTTCGAGACATTGAAAGTTGGCAGAAATGTAAAGAGGAATGCTACAGCACTTTGAAACGTTCTTGAAAAAACTGTACTGTACAGTTTGATATGATCTGATGTCCAGTTTTTACTGAGCAATCCGTGATCTTCAATGTAAGCCTTATGGAGTATTTGACCAACCATAAGCAGTTGATGAGCCCCAAGAAGTGTCATATGTGTTGGTGTACAAGTATTTTCAGCAGGCTGCAATGGAAACATTGCAAATGGCGACAAATGCTTGGAAGATCCCCgcagatattttaaagttttcatatatttttgaagaagagGAGTACTTTGAGTTCCACAATTGATGATTGACTGGTTTCTGACTGGTCTGAGGGGAGATCTGTCACCATG
The window above is part of the Argiope bruennichi chromosome 7, qqArgBrue1.1, whole genome shotgun sequence genome. Proteins encoded here:
- the LOC129976077 gene encoding 2-phosphoxylose phosphatase 1-like isoform X2 produces the protein MIDNKFAVMKFITRHKLLFGCLIAAWIIVVLISRSTRSQIKVPKTSHPLIHPLQHNRLPPASSFKMVKALRYCNPPNDMTPGQEGKSPVNGTLEFVAVMTRHGDRSPLRPVRNQSIINCGTQSTPLLQKYMKTLKYLRGSSKHLSPFAMFPLQPAENTCTPTHMTLLGAHQLLMVGQILHKAYIEDHGLLSKNWTSDHIKLYSTVFSRTFQSAVAFLFTFLPTFNVSNIRIIPSRDDRFCMSDYYCRCPLADYLDKQKVYKKRRLMASHPAVLHLMQKLNPIVKHDPNHSNIFDPFEMFDCTMGYVCHGSHLPCIPGTNECVTFEHVRNLIAYMDWVGRQFVRDSSNTKAGMLNMHGFLNHLLSNMRAYISGKEATRFILYSGHDITLEPLSAALGIDDGNLIPYASRIVFELYSHSVNSKLKYVLKILYNGKDVTKYATFCKSFFKESLKSSNPSDYGICPFESFQKYIEEFVTNAGASSFQALCNTVQPSSYPFEATYSSYVYESYKP
- the LOC129976077 gene encoding 2-phosphoxylose phosphatase 1-like isoform X1: MIDNKFAVMKFITRHKLLFGCLIAAWIIGMIFTVVLISRSTRSQIKVPKTSHPLIHPLQHNRLPPASSFKMVKALRYCNPPNDMTPGQEGKSPVNGTLEFVAVMTRHGDRSPLRPVRNQSIINCGTQSTPLLQKYMKTLKYLRGSSKHLSPFAMFPLQPAENTCTPTHMTLLGAHQLLMVGQILHKAYIEDHGLLSKNWTSDHIKLYSTVFSRTFQSAVAFLFTFLPTFNVSNIRIIPSRDDRFCMSDYYCRCPLADYLDKQKVYKKRRLMASHPAVLHLMQKLNPIVKHDPNHSNIFDPFEMFDCTMGYVCHGSHLPCIPGTNECVTFEHVRNLIAYMDWVGRQFVRDSSNTKAGMLNMHGFLNHLLSNMRAYISGKEATRFILYSGHDITLEPLSAALGIDDGNLIPYASRIVFELYSHSVNSKLKYVLKILYNGKDVTKYATFCKSFFKESLKSSNPSDYGICPFESFQKYIEEFVTNAGASSFQALCNTVQPSSYPFEATYSSYVYESYKP